CGCCGTCGCTCTGCGCGGCGGCGGTCGCGGGCATCGCGGCGTCCTCGGGCGCCGCGTCCTCCTGTGCGGCGTTGTCGTGTGCGGCGTCGTCCCCGGGTGCGGCGTTGTCGGGCGCGGCGTTGTCGGGCGCCGCGTCCTCGTGTGCGGCGTTGTCGTGTGCGGCGTTGTCGTGTGCGGCGTCGTCCCCGGGCGCGGCGTTGTCGGGTGCGTCGTCCCCGGGTGCGGCGTCGTCCGCGCACGGCCCCGCGAGCCCGCCGGCGTGCGCCACGGCGTCGACGAGCGCCGCGCGAACGGCTTGCAAGCGCGTGGCGACCGTCCCGTCGATCACGCGGTCCGGCAACTCGAGCACGAACTCGCCGGGCGCCATCGCCGCGTCGACCTCGATGCGCAATCCGCCGCCGGCCGCGTCCGCCGCGAGGTCCGGGCGCGCCGCCCGCAGCGCACGCGCGTCAGCGGGCGCCAGCCGCACGGCGGTCGGGCGTCGCGCGGCGTCGAGCGCGCTGGCGACCGCGTCGACCGCGCGCGCCGGATCCGCCGCAAACGCCGCGCCGACGACCTCGCGCGCCACCAGCAGGGCGATCTCGACCACCTCCTCGGCGAACGCGCGCTCGATGCGCCGCTGCGCCGCCGCGAGTCGCGCGAGGCCGTCGGCATACGCCGCGCGCGCGGCCGACAGCTCGGCGCGCGCACGCTCGGCCTCGACGCGAGCCGCGTCGCGCGCGGCCGTCAGTTCGCGTTCGCGCTCCGCCGCGGAGACGTCCGTCGCCGGCTCTTCGGGCGGCGCCAGCCACGGCCGCGTGCCGGTCGCCCGCGCGTCCCCCGGCGCCAGCGCGTCCGCGAGCGACACCGTCGCGCCGGCGCGCGCGCCGAATAGCGGTGCGGCGCGCGCGCTCATACCATCTCCTCCCCGTTGCCCGGCATGGAGATCTTGCCGTCCGCGGCAAGTTGCATCGCCGTGTCGATGATCTGCCGTTGGGCGGCCTCCACCTCCGACAGCCGCTTGGGCGGCATGAGCTCGAGATCCTCGCGCATCGACTCTGCGGCCCGCTTGGATACGGCGCCGAGGAACACCTCGCGCAGCTCGTCGCTGGCGGTCTTGAGCGCGATGAGCATCTGCTCGGAGGACACCTCGCGCATGAGAGCCTGCAGCGACCGCTTGTCGAGGCGCGACAGATCCTCGAACGTGAACATCGCCTCGCGGATCTTCGGGACCAGGTCGGCGTCGAGCTCCTCGAGCCGTTCGAGGGTGCGGTCGGAGTCCTCGGCCGGCATCTGGTTGATGACGCTCGCCGCGAACGCGAGACCATCGAACTCGCGTCCCTCGCCGTCGTCCGACGTGGCCGCAGCCAGCGATTCCGCGAGCGCCTCGGACGCGATCGCGACCGCGCGCTCGGGGATCTCCTCGATCGACGTGATCCTCCGCAGGGCGTCGACCCGGTCTTCGTCCGGCATCGCGAGTAACACTTCGGCGGCGCGATCGGGCGGCAGCTGAGATACGACGGCGGCCGCGACCTGAGGATGTTCCTCGCGCAACATGTCGGCGAGCACCTGTGGGCGCGCCGCTCGCAGCCGTTCGATCGCGGCGGGCGGGATCACCGGCGGCGAGAACACGCGGCTCGCGCGGTCCGGTCCGAGCGCCTGAATCGTCAGCTTGCGCACGTAGTCGCTGCTCGCGTGCGGCAACACGGGACCGGCCAGCTCGCGCTCGAACTCTTCGAGCGCCGGCTCGAGCAGGTCCGCGTTCAACGGTTCGTACTTTTCGACGGCCTGGGCGAGCAGGCGCAGGTCGTCCTCCTCCATCTGGCGCAGCACGAGCGCCGCGACGTCTTCGCTCAAACCGAGGATCACGAGAGCGGCTTTTTGCGCTCCGGTGAGGTTCATCGGCGACCTCCTGCGACGAGCTTTTCGTCACCGCGCAGCCATGCCTGCAGCACCATCGCCGCGCGCTGTGCATCCTGGCGTGCGGCCCGGGCGACGCGGTCGAACACGGGCGGGGCGGACAGCGCCGGGATCGCGTCGCCGCCGTCGCCCGGCTCCAGCCCCG
This is a stretch of genomic DNA from Deltaproteobacteria bacterium. It encodes these proteins:
- a CDS encoding flagellar motor switch protein FliG, whose protein sequence is MNLTGAQKAALVILGLSEDVAALVLRQMEEDDLRLLAQAVEKYEPLNADLLEPALEEFERELAGPVLPHASSDYVRKLTIQALGPDRASRVFSPPVIPPAAIERLRAARPQVLADMLREEHPQVAAAVVSQLPPDRAAEVLLAMPDEDRVDALRRITSIEEIPERAVAIASEALAESLAAATSDDGEGREFDGLAFAASVINQMPAEDSDRTLERLEELDADLVPKIREAMFTFEDLSRLDKRSLQALMREVSSEQMLIALKTASDELREVFLGAVSKRAAESMREDLELMPPKRLSEVEAAQRQIIDTAMQLAADGKISMPGNGEEMV